A single genomic interval of Lewinellaceae bacterium harbors:
- the metG gene encoding methionine--tRNA ligase produces the protein MADFFFQPKRYLITSALPYANGPLHIGHLAGAYLASDAYTRYLRLMGKEVVHVCGSDEHGAAITIRARREGVSPQEIVDRYHTLIKDTFERLGVSFDIYHRTSAPIHHDTSQEFFRTLYQKGEFVEQETMQYFDEEAGQFLADRYIMGTCPNCGNEEAYGDQCEKCGSTLSPEELINPRSTLTGSTPVLKPTKHWFLPLDKYADWLKHWINTGELNGAQLHEPSEWKNHVIGQCNSWLDAGLNPRSMTRDLDWGVDVPPEIPGAAGKKLYVWMDAPIGYVSATKAWAADHGKDWKTYWQDPDTQLVHFIGKDNIVFHCLIFPAILNAHGQYILPKNVPANQFMNLEGKKLSTSKGWAVWVHEYLDDFPGREDVLRYTIVKNMPEQRDSEFTWKSFQDANNNELVGNLANFINRVLVLTHKFYQGEVPAFDPDEGFTGAFDPDWPSYHDSEMLLMFDHLQEVSRALREFEFREALKRIMELSSMGNSILQYNEPWKTINDDPESVKVVINFCLQVVAALSVVVRPFLPFTSDRMRTMLNMEPIKESGELVKMLDDLAEGLPLLEAGHYVEKPEHLFTRIDDQVIQEQINKLNQPADKPAGSEFTGEPLKESIDYDLFSKMDIRTGTILNAGYVPKADKLLQLEVDLGFEKRTIVSGIAQHYKPEDIVGKSVLVLANLAPRKLRGIVSNGMILTAEDPDGNLIFVQPVTPVSPGSTVK, from the coding sequence ATGGCAGATTTTTTCTTTCAACCCAAACGGTATTTGATCACTTCCGCCTTACCCTATGCCAATGGCCCGCTGCACATCGGCCATCTGGCAGGTGCATATCTTGCATCCGATGCGTACACAAGATATCTGAGGCTAATGGGAAAGGAGGTTGTACATGTGTGTGGCTCCGACGAGCATGGGGCTGCTATTACGATCCGGGCCCGCAGGGAAGGAGTCAGTCCGCAGGAAATAGTAGATCGCTACCATACCCTTATTAAAGACACGTTTGAGCGGCTGGGTGTTTCGTTTGATATATACCATCGCACCAGCGCTCCAATTCATCACGATACATCCCAGGAGTTCTTTCGTACCCTGTATCAGAAAGGCGAGTTCGTCGAGCAGGAGACAATGCAGTATTTTGATGAAGAAGCCGGACAGTTTCTTGCTGACCGCTACATCATGGGCACTTGTCCGAATTGTGGAAACGAAGAGGCTTACGGGGATCAATGCGAAAAATGTGGTTCTACGCTCAGCCCGGAGGAACTCATCAATCCGCGATCAACCCTGACAGGCTCTACTCCGGTTCTTAAACCAACCAAACACTGGTTTCTTCCACTGGATAAATATGCAGATTGGTTGAAACACTGGATCAATACCGGAGAACTCAATGGCGCTCAGCTGCACGAACCATCCGAATGGAAGAACCACGTGATCGGTCAGTGTAATTCCTGGCTGGATGCCGGGTTGAATCCACGGTCAATGACCCGGGACCTCGACTGGGGTGTGGATGTACCTCCGGAGATCCCCGGGGCAGCAGGCAAGAAACTATATGTCTGGATGGACGCTCCGATTGGTTATGTATCCGCAACCAAGGCGTGGGCAGCTGATCATGGTAAAGACTGGAAGACCTATTGGCAGGATCCGGATACACAGTTGGTCCATTTTATCGGGAAAGACAACATTGTCTTCCACTGTCTGATTTTTCCTGCCATTTTGAATGCCCATGGTCAGTATATTCTGCCGAAAAATGTCCCCGCCAATCAATTCATGAACCTGGAGGGAAAAAAATTATCCACCTCCAAAGGTTGGGCCGTTTGGGTGCACGAATACCTGGATGATTTTCCCGGACGTGAGGATGTCCTGAGGTACACCATTGTCAAGAACATGCCTGAGCAGCGGGACAGCGAGTTCACCTGGAAATCATTCCAGGATGCCAATAACAACGAACTTGTCGGCAACCTGGCCAATTTCATCAACCGTGTACTGGTTCTCACCCACAAATTTTATCAGGGAGAAGTGCCTGCCTTCGATCCGGATGAAGGTTTCACGGGAGCTTTTGACCCCGATTGGCCCAGTTACCACGATTCGGAGATGCTCCTGATGTTTGATCATTTACAGGAAGTATCGCGTGCCTTGCGCGAATTCGAATTCCGGGAAGCGCTCAAACGGATCATGGAGCTGTCCAGTATGGGTAACTCCATCCTGCAGTACAATGAACCGTGGAAAACCATCAATGATGACCCGGAATCCGTTAAAGTAGTGATCAATTTCTGTTTACAGGTGGTTGCCGCATTAAGCGTTGTCGTGAGACCATTTTTACCTTTTACCTCGGATCGGATGCGTACCATGCTGAACATGGAGCCGATCAAAGAATCCGGAGAGCTGGTAAAGATGCTGGATGACCTTGCCGAAGGGCTTCCTTTGCTGGAAGCAGGGCATTACGTTGAGAAACCGGAACATTTGTTTACCCGTATTGACGATCAGGTTATCCAGGAGCAGATCAACAAGCTGAATCAGCCTGCTGATAAACCTGCGGGATCGGAATTCACCGGAGAACCGTTGAAGGAAAGTATTGATTACGACCTGTTTAGTAAAATGGATATCCGGACAGGTACGATATTGAATGCCGGTTACGTTCCCAAAGCAGATAAATTATTACAACTGGAGGTGGATCTTGGATTTGAAAAAAGAACTATTGTTTCGGGTATTGCTCAGCATTATAAGCCGGAGGACATCGTAGGGAAATCCGTGTTGGTGCTGGCTAACCTTGCACCTCGTAAATTGCGCGGAATCGTGAGCAATGGGATGATCCTGACAGCAGAGGATCCTGACGGCAATCTTATTTTTGTACAACCGGTGACACCGGTTTCACCTGGTAGTACAGTGAAATGA
- a CDS encoding NADH:ubiquinone reductase (Na(+)-transporting) subunit F, translating to MVSNLILAVAVFSGLILLMAVMLLYARKRLVPQGAVSIVINGDQEHPIKVQPGSSLLSSLADKNIFLPSACGGGGTCAMCECHVDSGGGDVLPTELNHLSRKEVAEHMRLACQVKVRQDLEIRVPEEVFGIKKWECEVISNYNVASFIKEFVVRLPEGEVLNFKPGGYIQIDVPVCDVEFKDMDITAHPEYHEDPRKFEDEWIQWKLRDLKMKNPESQFRAYSMANHPAEGNIVKLNIRIATPPWDRKSNNWMSVNPGVCSSYVFSLKPGDKCTISGPYGEFFIKDTKKEMVYIGGGAGMAPLRSHLFHLFHTLKTTDRKVSYWYGGRSRRELFYVKEFREIEKQFPNFRFYIALSNATDEDKWTVKENVDDPNGDGFTGFIHQVLLDQYLSKHPEPEEIEYYFCGPPLMNAALLKTLDELGVPNDNISFDDFGG from the coding sequence ATGGTTTCCAATTTGATATTAGCAGTCGCAGTCTTCAGCGGATTGATCCTGTTGATGGCGGTGATGTTACTTTATGCCCGTAAGCGGCTGGTGCCCCAGGGTGCTGTATCCATTGTCATCAATGGCGATCAGGAACATCCGATCAAAGTCCAGCCGGGAAGTTCGCTGCTTTCATCACTCGCCGACAAGAACATCTTTCTTCCTTCCGCGTGCGGAGGTGGAGGAACCTGTGCCATGTGTGAGTGTCATGTGGACAGTGGCGGCGGGGACGTATTGCCTACCGAATTGAATCACCTGTCCCGCAAAGAAGTCGCTGAACACATGCGCCTGGCTTGTCAGGTTAAGGTCCGCCAGGATTTAGAGATCCGTGTTCCGGAGGAAGTATTCGGAATTAAGAAATGGGAATGTGAAGTGATTTCCAATTACAACGTGGCTTCCTTTATCAAGGAATTTGTCGTTAGGCTGCCGGAAGGTGAGGTCCTGAACTTCAAACCGGGAGGATACATCCAGATTGACGTGCCGGTATGTGATGTGGAATTCAAGGATATGGATATAACGGCTCACCCGGAATACCATGAAGATCCGCGCAAATTTGAAGATGAATGGATCCAGTGGAAATTGCGGGATCTGAAAATGAAAAACCCGGAATCTCAGTTTCGCGCTTATTCCATGGCCAATCACCCGGCAGAAGGAAACATCGTTAAGCTGAACATCCGGATCGCAACACCTCCCTGGGATCGCAAGAGCAACAATTGGATGAGTGTAAATCCAGGGGTCTGTTCTTCGTATGTTTTCTCCCTCAAACCTGGTGACAAATGCACCATTTCCGGCCCCTATGGTGAATTCTTTATCAAAGACACCAAGAAAGAAATGGTCTACATCGGTGGTGGCGCCGGTATGGCTCCGTTGCGGTCACATTTGTTCCATCTGTTCCACACCTTGAAGACGACCGATCGTAAAGTTTCTTATTGGTATGGCGGACGCTCACGTCGTGAGTTGTTTTATGTGAAAGAATTCCGTGAAATTGAGAAACAGTTTCCCAATTTCCGCTTTTACATCGCGTTGTCCAATGCCACCGATGAGGATAAGTGGACGGTGAAAGAAAATGTTGATGATCCGAATGGCGATGGCTTCACCGGATTCATCCACCAGGTTCTCCTGGATCAATACCTGAGCAAGCATCCGGAACCGGAAGAGATCGAGTATTACTTCTGCGGTCCTCCACTGATGAATGCAGCTCTGTTGAAGACACTGGATGAACTGGGAGTCCCGAACGACAACATTTCATTCGACGACTTCGGAGGATAA
- the nqrE gene encoding NADH:ubiquinone reductase (Na(+)-transporting) subunit E, giving the protein MDFINIFIKSAFIENMVLAYFLGMCSYLAVSKSIKTAFGLGLAVIFVLGITIPINWLINEYLLGENGIFHTDLTFLRFILFIAVIASMVQLVEMVIEKFSPALYTSLGIFLPLITVNCAILGGSLFMVSREYNFTQSVAFGLGGGFGWFLAIVAIAAIREKMRYSQVPAPLRGLGMAFILTGLMGIAFMSLMGIDPAALAGK; this is encoded by the coding sequence ATGGATTTTATAAATATTTTCATCAAGTCCGCTTTCATTGAGAACATGGTCCTGGCCTATTTTCTGGGCATGTGTTCTTACCTGGCCGTTTCCAAATCGATTAAAACAGCATTTGGTTTGGGACTGGCCGTCATATTCGTACTGGGTATCACCATTCCGATCAACTGGCTGATCAATGAATACCTGCTGGGAGAGAATGGGATCTTCCATACCGACCTCACCTTCCTGCGGTTCATCCTGTTCATTGCGGTGATCGCTTCGATGGTGCAGCTGGTAGAGATGGTCATTGAGAAATTTTCACCGGCATTGTACACCTCACTGGGTATTTTCCTTCCTCTGATCACAGTAAACTGCGCGATCCTAGGAGGTTCTTTGTTCATGGTATCCCGTGAATACAACTTTACCCAGTCGGTGGCATTCGGCCTCGGTGGTGGTTTCGGCTGGTTCCTGGCGATCGTGGCGATCGCAGCCATCCGGGAGAAAATGCGCTATTCGCAGGTGCCTGCACCATTACGCGGTTTGGGAATGGCATTTATCCTCACGGGGTTGATGGGCATTGCCTTTATGAGCTTGATGGGCATCGATCCGGCAGCATTGGCCGGCAAATAA
- a CDS encoding NADH:ubiquinone reductase (Na(+)-transporting) subunit D, whose amino-acid sequence MAEATVKEAVKEKEPFFGKKEKKLLTDPLNDNNPITVQVLGVCSALAVTSLVYPSIVMAIAVTLVVAFSNLFTSMLRTYIPKQVRMIVQLVIIATLVTVVELILKAFNYAIWKQLSVFIGLIITNCIVMGRLEAFAMANKPWRSFLDGIGNGLGYGGILVIIAIIRELFGKGTLFAGSPAAMNIIGPSNEITKYWINTASDHGVGAWFGSWYLNNNLMVLSSASIFIIGIIIWIHRSLNKKLVDIS is encoded by the coding sequence ATGGCTGAAGCAACTGTCAAAGAAGCCGTAAAAGAGAAGGAACCCTTCTTTGGTAAAAAGGAGAAGAAGCTTCTCACCGACCCCTTGAATGACAACAACCCCATCACCGTGCAGGTATTGGGTGTTTGTTCGGCACTGGCGGTCACCTCTTTGGTTTATCCATCCATTGTTATGGCTATTGCCGTAACCCTGGTGGTGGCGTTCTCAAACTTATTCACATCCATGCTGCGAACCTATATTCCCAAGCAGGTGCGTATGATCGTCCAGCTGGTAATCATCGCCACGCTGGTGACCGTGGTCGAGCTGATCCTGAAAGCATTCAATTATGCCATTTGGAAGCAGCTGTCGGTATTCATCGGTCTGATCATCACCAACTGCATCGTGATGGGACGTCTGGAAGCATTTGCCATGGCAAACAAGCCCTGGCGGTCCTTTCTGGATGGGATTGGCAACGGTTTAGGCTATGGCGGGATACTGGTAATCATCGCCATTATCCGCGAATTGTTCGGAAAAGGGACCCTGTTTGCCGGAAGCCCGGCGGCGATGAACATCATCGGCCCCAGCAATGAGATCACCAAATACTGGATCAATACAGCATCTGATCATGGGGTAGGAGCCTGGTTTGGTTCCTGGTACCTGAACAACAACCTCATGGTGTTGTCTTCCGCATCCATCTTCATCATTGGGATCATCATCTGGATCCACCGTTCACTCAATAAGAAATTGGTTGACATTTCCTGA
- the nqrC gene encoding NADH:ubiquinone reductase (Na(+)-transporting) subunit C, with amino-acid sequence MHNTRYTLIFTLILTIVSATILSLLFFGTKDRADLAAKIFEKRAILSSVNTLLDKDVSQMTDQEVVDVFSNQVQEEAVDTKGNLIEQSQILAAGYKGGLPEDIDMAKERKKPEDQRMYPVYVFDNKGEKVYILSIRGNGLWDEIWGNVAVKSDFNTIVGASFDHKGETPGLGAEIKDNPAFSAKFRGKELYNPQGNYVSVQVVKGGVKDPTHQVDAISGATITSNGVSEMMFRGIKEYEAYFNKQKG; translated from the coding sequence GTGCATAATACCAGATATACCTTAATCTTTACCCTGATACTGACCATCGTCTCAGCCACGATTTTGTCCCTGTTGTTTTTTGGGACAAAGGACAGGGCTGATCTTGCTGCCAAGATCTTTGAAAAACGGGCTATCTTATCCTCGGTAAATACCCTGCTGGATAAAGATGTCAGTCAGATGACCGACCAGGAAGTTGTGGATGTTTTCAGCAACCAGGTTCAGGAAGAAGCTGTTGATACCAAAGGCAACCTCATCGAGCAATCACAGATTCTGGCTGCTGGCTATAAAGGCGGTCTGCCGGAGGATATCGATATGGCCAAGGAACGCAAGAAGCCGGAAGATCAGCGGATGTATCCAGTTTATGTATTTGATAACAAAGGCGAAAAAGTCTACATCCTGTCGATCCGGGGCAATGGGCTCTGGGATGAGATCTGGGGTAACGTTGCAGTAAAGAGCGACTTCAACACCATTGTAGGCGCCTCGTTTGATCATAAAGGAGAGACACCCGGATTAGGGGCCGAGATCAAAGACAACCCGGCTTTCAGTGCAAAATTCCGCGGAAAGGAATTGTACAATCCACAAGGGAATTATGTCTCTGTACAGGTGGTGAAAGGTGGTGTGAAAGATCCGACCCATCAGGTGGATGCCATCTCCGGGGCAACCATCACGAGTAACGGGGTATCCGAAATGATGTTTCGTGGTATCAAGGAATACGAAGCTTATTTTAACAAACAGAAAGGTTAA